The following are from one region of the Streptomyces fradiae genome:
- a CDS encoding ABC transporter ATP-binding protein: protein MVPDQAFEGEFAAAGGAPEHGAPPAVHVEGLWKRFGQQIAVNGIDLVLPAGKFIGLVGPNGAGKTTTLSMITGLLRPDAGRIRVAGHDVWADPESVAQVKARIGILPEGLRLFERLSGRELLAYSGRLRGLPGAEVDKRATQLLDVLDLAGAQHKLVVDYSTGMRKKIGLAAALLHNPEVLFLDEPFEGVDPVSAQTIRGVLERYTSSGATVVFSSHVMELVESLCDWVAVMAAGQIRAQGPLERVRGEAPSLQAAFLELVGANGRDAGESLDWLGGGSAR, encoded by the coding sequence ATGGTGCCTGACCAGGCATTCGAGGGAGAGTTCGCGGCGGCGGGCGGTGCACCGGAACACGGTGCGCCGCCCGCTGTACATGTCGAGGGGCTCTGGAAGCGTTTCGGACAGCAGATCGCGGTCAACGGCATCGATCTCGTCCTGCCGGCAGGCAAGTTCATCGGTCTCGTCGGCCCGAACGGCGCCGGCAAGACCACCACCCTGTCGATGATCACCGGTCTGCTGCGGCCCGACGCCGGACGGATCCGGGTGGCCGGCCACGACGTGTGGGCCGACCCCGAGTCCGTCGCCCAGGTGAAGGCCCGGATCGGCATCCTGCCCGAGGGCCTGCGGCTCTTCGAGCGCCTCTCGGGCCGTGAACTCCTCGCGTACAGCGGCCGGCTGCGGGGGCTGCCGGGCGCCGAGGTCGACAAGCGGGCGACCCAGCTGCTCGACGTGCTCGACCTGGCCGGCGCGCAGCACAAGCTGGTCGTGGACTACTCGACGGGCATGCGCAAGAAGATCGGTCTCGCGGCGGCGCTGCTCCACAACCCGGAAGTGCTGTTCCTGGACGAGCCGTTCGAGGGCGTCGACCCGGTGTCGGCGCAGACCATCCGCGGTGTCCTGGAGCGCTACACCTCCTCCGGCGCCACCGTCGTCTTCTCCAGCCACGTCATGGAGCTGGTGGAGTCGCTGTGCGACTGGGTGGCCGTGATGGCCGCCGGCCAGATCCGCGCGCAGGGCCCGCTGGAGCGGGTACGGGGCGAGGCGCCGTCGCTGCAGGCCGCGTTCCTCGAACTGGTCGGCGCGAACGGGCGGGACGCCGGCGAGTCGCTGGACTGGCTGGGCGGCGGTTCGGCCCGATGA
- a CDS encoding transporter — MSTTATGAATPVAVPSLTSVFVRLKLSLLKNGLKQSGGRTAAYVASIVVSALFAAGMTLAFLLLRGSADAALVTVLIAGVLALSWTFMPLFVPSGDETLDPSRLTMLPLRPQPLVRALLVASLVGVGPVLTLCLAVGSALALAHGPAGVIVAVLAVPLLVLGCVALSRSVAAANVRLLTSRKGRDLAVLSGLVIAVGMQLVNFGAQRLSRAGGLSSLEPAAEFVGWLPPASAISAIDAASTGDYAVAAAKLLLSAAALAGLVYWWQRSLVRLMVEPDGSTIGAAADSAKDKSASSGLLGRILPGGRTGTVMERSLRYVWRDPKTKGAWVTSLAIGLIVPLFNAMQGTGSLYFACFATGMLGVQMYNQFGQDTSAFWMVAQTISTPADAYAELRARALAILMVTLPYTLLVVVATAAVLGDWGSFPEALGTALALLGAMMATGAFASANFPYSIPQDSAYKNVAPGQGGLAWISIFGGMIAGAMLCAPVIVANVVLHLTDQESLLWLLLPGGLLYGALLVWGGLKLAAPRVASRLPEILAAVSKG; from the coding sequence ATGAGCACCACCGCCACCGGCGCGGCGACCCCCGTGGCCGTACCGTCGCTGACCTCGGTCTTCGTACGGCTCAAGCTGTCGCTCCTGAAGAACGGCCTGAAGCAGTCGGGCGGCCGGACCGCCGCCTATGTCGCGTCGATCGTCGTGTCGGCGCTCTTCGCCGCCGGCATGACGCTCGCCTTCCTGCTGCTGCGCGGCAGCGCCGACGCCGCCCTCGTGACGGTGCTGATCGCGGGCGTGCTCGCGCTGTCCTGGACGTTCATGCCGCTGTTCGTGCCGAGCGGCGACGAGACCCTCGACCCCTCGCGCCTGACGATGCTGCCGCTGCGGCCGCAGCCGCTCGTCCGCGCGCTCCTCGTGGCCTCGCTGGTCGGCGTCGGCCCGGTCCTCACCCTGTGCCTCGCGGTCGGCTCGGCCCTCGCGCTCGCGCACGGCCCGGCCGGCGTGATCGTCGCCGTGCTCGCCGTACCGCTGCTCGTCCTCGGCTGCGTGGCGCTCTCGCGGTCCGTCGCAGCGGCGAACGTACGCCTCCTCACCTCCCGCAAGGGCCGCGACCTGGCCGTGCTCTCCGGCCTGGTCATCGCGGTCGGCATGCAGCTGGTCAACTTCGGCGCCCAGCGGCTCAGCCGGGCGGGCGGCCTGTCCAGCCTCGAACCGGCCGCCGAGTTCGTCGGCTGGCTGCCGCCCGCGTCCGCGATCTCCGCGATCGACGCGGCGAGCACCGGCGACTACGCGGTCGCCGCCGCCAAGCTGCTCCTCTCGGCCGCGGCCCTGGCCGGCCTCGTGTACTGGTGGCAGCGCTCGCTGGTCCGCCTGATGGTCGAGCCGGACGGCTCCACCATCGGCGCCGCCGCCGACTCCGCCAAGGACAAGTCCGCCTCGTCCGGCCTGCTCGGCCGCATCCTGCCCGGCGGACGCACCGGCACGGTCATGGAACGCAGCCTGCGCTACGTCTGGCGCGACCCGAAGACCAAGGGCGCATGGGTGACCTCGCTGGCGATCGGCCTGATCGTCCCGCTCTTCAACGCCATGCAGGGCACCGGCTCGCTGTACTTCGCCTGCTTCGCCACCGGCATGCTCGGCGTGCAGATGTACAACCAGTTCGGCCAGGACACCTCCGCCTTCTGGATGGTCGCCCAGACCATCTCGACGCCCGCCGACGCGTACGCCGAACTCCGCGCCCGAGCCCTGGCCATACTGATGGTCACCCTGCCGTACACGCTCCTCGTGGTCGTCGCCACCGCCGCCGTCCTCGGCGACTGGGGCTCCTTCCCCGAGGCGCTCGGCACGGCGCTCGCACTGCTCGGCGCGATGATGGCGACGGGCGCGTTCGCCTCGGCGAACTTCCCGTACTCGATCCCCCAGGACAGCGCGTACAAGAACGTCGCGCCCGGGCAGGGCGGCCTCGCCTGGATCTCCATCTTCGGCGGCATGATCGCGGGCGCGATGCTCTGCGCCCCGGTCATCGTCGCCAACGTCGTCCTCCACCTCACGGACCAGGAGTCCCTCCTCTGGCTCCTCCTCCCGGGCGGCCTGCTGTACGGCGCGCTGCTCGTCTGGGGCGGCCTGAAGCTGGCGGCCCCGCGGGTGGCGAGCCGGCTGCCGGAGATCCTGGCGGCGGTGAGCAAGGGCTGA
- a CDS encoding bifunctional DNA primase/polymerase, protein MGVTEAAQIPKQRGELLLDNAVRYAEERHWDVFPGTWLEAVEGRERCSCGAEDCPAPGAHAARPDWSTQATGSAVGARRMWSKQPKASILLPTGRTFDAIEVPESAGFLALARMERMELTLGPVTCTPDRRMYFFVLPGAAVKVPDLVRKLGWVPSSIDLTTRGEGFYVAAPPTRVGGSGAVQWARKPTPANRWLPDAEELISPLAYACGREAADTRTRRS, encoded by the coding sequence GCGGTGCGGTACGCGGAAGAGCGGCACTGGGACGTGTTCCCCGGGACCTGGCTGGAGGCGGTCGAGGGCAGGGAGCGGTGCTCCTGCGGCGCGGAGGACTGCCCGGCGCCGGGCGCGCACGCGGCCCGTCCCGACTGGTCGACGCAGGCGACGGGCAGCGCCGTGGGGGCGCGGCGGATGTGGTCGAAGCAGCCGAAGGCGTCGATCCTGCTGCCCACCGGCCGTACCTTCGACGCGATCGAGGTGCCCGAGTCGGCCGGCTTCCTCGCCCTGGCCCGGATGGAGCGGATGGAGCTGACGCTCGGCCCGGTGACCTGCACGCCGGACCGCCGGATGTACTTCTTCGTGCTGCCGGGCGCGGCGGTGAAGGTACCGGACCTGGTGCGGAAGCTGGGCTGGGTGCCGTCCTCGATCGATCTCACCACCCGCGGCGAGGGTTTCTACGTGGCCGCCCCGCCCACCCGCGTCGGCGGGTCGGGCGCGGTGCAGTGGGCCCGCAAGCCCACGCCGGCCAACCGCTGGCTGCCGGACGCGGAGGAGCTGATCAGCCCGCTCGCGTACGCGTGCGGCCGAGAGGCCGCGGACACCCGGACGCGCCGGTCCTAG
- a CDS encoding subtilase-type protease inhibitor produces the protein MRYFRTLGATAFATATGLALLSTVFTGSATAEPVSADSATTPGLYAPTALVLTVGQGEHRGTATIVRAVTLACSPTPSGTHPAPVEACRELTEAKGDFTRLGTDAGSRHRPCTREWEPVTVTGDGVWQGKRVRWTATYGNGCELRAATGEGTVFAF, from the coding sequence GTGCGTTACTTCCGTACCCTCGGCGCGACCGCGTTCGCCACCGCGACCGGCCTCGCCCTGCTCAGCACCGTGTTCACCGGCTCGGCCACCGCCGAACCCGTCTCCGCGGACTCCGCCACGACGCCCGGCCTGTACGCGCCGACGGCCCTGGTCCTCACCGTCGGCCAGGGCGAACACCGCGGCACCGCCACGATCGTCCGCGCGGTCACCCTCGCCTGCTCCCCGACCCCCTCCGGCACCCACCCGGCCCCGGTCGAGGCCTGCCGCGAACTCACCGAGGCGAAGGGCGACTTCACCCGCCTGGGTACGGACGCGGGCTCGCGCCACCGCCCCTGTACGCGCGAGTGGGAACCGGTCACGGTGACCGGCGACGGCGTCTGGCAGGGCAAGCGGGTCCGCTGGACGGCCACGTACGGCAACGGCTGCGAGCTGCGCGCGGCGACGGGCGAGGGCACGGTCTTCGCGTTCTGA